From Spiroplasma endosymbiont of Diplazon laetatorius:
TATAAGCGTATTCTTTTAATTCACCTGTTTTTGGATCAATCATAAATCAATGAGTTTTAGAACTATAGTCCCCCAAAGATGTAATGATTATTTCAAAAGATACCCCTGGAGAATAAACTTTATTCCCAGCCATATCAGTTACTGTATTAACAGTATACTGTGGTTGATACATTTGTACACATCCTCACAGCATAGAAACGATAATAAATACAAATAACACTAGTTTAGTTCAAACTCAAATTAATTTTAATCAATCTTTTTTAGTCTTCTTTTTATTACTATTATTATTTAGGTATTTAGAATAGTCCTGTTTGTACAAGATATTCACCTCTCTTTATTTTATTAGCAATAGCGATTTTCTAAGATCTTCTAGATTCTCCTCAAAGGTTCTATCAACGATCATGATTCTTGCCATCAAAACAACATCATAACTCTTATCTTTTAGCTCTTCTAATAATTTATAAATCATAGACCTTACTTGTCTTTTGATTTTGTTTCTAAATACAGCATTTCCCATTTTCTTTCCTACAGAAATACCGTATCTGAATCTATTTAAATCATTTTTCTTAAAATAAATTACAAATCCCTTTGTCTTAATGAATCTTTTGTTTCCAATAATACTTTGAAATTCATGATTTCTTTTAATTATATTTATATTTTTCATATTAAGTATTAAGCAGTAAGTTTAGCTCTACCTTTAGCTCTTCTTGCCTTA
This genomic window contains:
- the rnpA gene encoding ribonuclease P protein component, encoding MKNINIIKRNHEFQSIIGNKRFIKTKGFVIYFKKNDLNRFRYGISVGKKMGNAVFRNKIKRQVRSMIYKLLEELKDKSYDVVLMARIMIVDRTFEENLEDLRKSLLLIK